A single region of the Prochlorococcus marinus str. MIT 0917 genome encodes:
- a CDS encoding glycoside hydrolase family 57 protein — MTKGNLAIVLHAHLPYVRSEEPGSLEEDWFFQALVECYLPLLETLEEASTAKDQTPKITIGLSPTLLSLLEDQVLKNRFEEWVSIRLELLNKLETNCTAAALDLKGHLKRQLKSWKSCKGDLIGRFKKLQTLEIIDILTCAATHGYLPLLRENPEAVRAQLKTAVREHQRLFTNAPLGIWLPECAYYEGLDDLMSESGLRYAVLDGHGLLNADPRPRYGLYAPICTRRGVAFFGRDSESTLPVWSARDGYPGNPNYREFHRDLGWDLSIENLKKIGIKEKRPLGIKLFKISSQNTSLEDKQEYDPQAAKESVEKDAESYLKDRKKQLIKLEKSMKIEPLLIAPFDAELFGHWWFEGPKFLSHLFIKAKREGVKLITLKDALQLTPQIQLCNPSPSSWGQGGFHNYWLDKSNAWIVHEWSKAGREMVSICSGGLIEESNIKIIKQAGRELLLSQSSDWSFILKAETTTELARERINLHLKRFWILINAIKDNKNITEKIIDEIEKEDCIFPLISPIDWKKKI, encoded by the coding sequence ATGACTAAAGGCAATCTCGCCATAGTCCTGCATGCCCATCTGCCTTACGTGAGATCAGAAGAACCCGGCTCCTTAGAGGAGGATTGGTTCTTTCAAGCTCTAGTGGAATGTTATTTGCCACTTTTAGAAACACTTGAGGAGGCCTCTACTGCAAAAGATCAAACACCTAAAATCACAATAGGTTTATCTCCTACTTTGCTTTCGCTTTTGGAGGATCAAGTATTAAAAAATCGCTTTGAAGAATGGGTATCAATAAGATTAGAACTTCTAAATAAATTAGAGACAAACTGCACAGCAGCAGCCCTAGATCTTAAAGGTCACTTAAAACGTCAATTAAAAAGCTGGAAGAGCTGCAAAGGTGATCTAATAGGAAGATTTAAAAAGCTACAAACATTAGAAATAATTGATATTCTTACATGTGCAGCTACTCATGGATATCTGCCTCTTTTGAGAGAAAACCCTGAGGCAGTAAGAGCTCAATTGAAAACTGCAGTAAGAGAGCACCAGCGCCTTTTTACAAACGCCCCATTGGGTATTTGGTTGCCTGAATGTGCCTATTACGAGGGCTTAGATGATTTAATGTCTGAATCAGGACTTAGGTATGCCGTCCTAGATGGACATGGCTTATTAAATGCAGATCCAAGACCAAGATATGGTTTATATGCTCCTATATGCACAAGAAGAGGAGTAGCTTTTTTTGGTAGAGATAGTGAATCAACTCTTCCAGTTTGGTCAGCAAGGGATGGATATCCAGGGAATCCAAACTACAGAGAATTTCATAGAGACCTAGGCTGGGATTTATCAATAGAAAACCTAAAAAAGATAGGGATTAAGGAAAAAAGGCCATTAGGAATAAAATTATTTAAGATTTCATCTCAAAATACATCTTTAGAAGACAAACAAGAATATGACCCACAAGCAGCAAAAGAAAGTGTTGAAAAAGATGCAGAGAGTTATTTAAAGGACAGAAAAAAACAACTTATAAAACTTGAAAAATCAATGAAAATAGAACCATTGTTAATAGCACCTTTTGATGCAGAACTTTTTGGTCATTGGTGGTTTGAAGGTCCTAAATTTCTATCACATTTATTTATCAAAGCTAAAAGGGAAGGTGTTAAATTAATCACTTTAAAAGATGCTCTTCAATTAACGCCCCAAATCCAATTATGCAATCCTTCTCCATCTAGTTGGGGACAAGGTGGTTTTCATAATTATTGGTTAGACAAATCAAATGCTTGGATTGTTCATGAATGGAGTAAAGCCGGAAGAGAAATGGTCAGTATTTGTTCAGGAGGTTTAATAGAAGAATCAAATATAAAGATAATCAAACAAGCTGGAAGAGAACTTTTACTGTCTCAATCTTCAGATTGGAGTTTCATTTTAAAAGCCGAAACGACTACGGAGCTTGCAAGAGAAAGAATAAACTTGCATCTAAAAAGATTTTGGATATTGATAAATGCAATTAAAGACAATAAAAATATAACTGAAAAAATTATAGATGAAATTGAAAAAGAGGATTGTATATTTCCTCTGATCTCTCCCATAGATTGGAAAAAGAAAATCTAA
- a CDS encoding 2-isopropylmalate synthase, with protein sequence MAKDPGRVLIFDTTLRDGEQSPGASLNLEEKLAIAQQLARLGVDVIEAGFPFASPGDFAAVQKIAENVGGEEGPIICGLSRASKPDIKACADAIAPAPRKRIHTFIATSDIHLEHKLRKSRKEVLDIVPDMVGYAKSFVDDVEFSCEDAARSDLDFLYEVIELAISSGANTINIPDTVGYTTPSEFGDLILNINKNVPNINEAVLSVHGHNDLGLAVANFLEAVKNGARQLECTINGIGERAGNAALEELIMALHVRRSYFNPFFGRAPESPTPLTAVRTEEITKSSRLVSNLTGMVVQPNKAIVGANAFAHESGIHQDGVLKNRLTYEIIDAKTVGLSDNKITLGKLSGRSAVRARLEDLGYDLNREDLNDAFARFKDLADRKKEITDRDLEAIVSEQVQLPEALFQLKLVQVSCGTSLMPTATVTVVGEEGEEKTAVSLGTGPVDAVVRALDSLTEEPNELVEFSVKSVTEGIDALGEVTIRIRRDGNLFSGHSADTDVVVAAAQAYINALNRLVDAQGRKSIHPQHDLAQVDKKGV encoded by the coding sequence ATGGCCAAAGATCCGGGCCGAGTTTTAATTTTCGATACCACTTTAAGGGATGGAGAGCAATCCCCTGGGGCGAGTCTTAATTTAGAGGAAAAGTTAGCCATAGCACAACAATTAGCAAGATTAGGCGTTGATGTTATTGAGGCAGGATTCCCTTTCGCTAGCCCTGGTGATTTCGCTGCAGTTCAGAAAATAGCTGAGAATGTAGGAGGAGAGGAAGGACCTATAATTTGCGGACTATCAAGAGCCTCAAAACCTGATATAAAAGCTTGTGCTGATGCTATTGCTCCAGCTCCAAGAAAAAGGATTCATACTTTCATTGCAACCAGTGATATTCATCTTGAACATAAATTAAGGAAATCTAGAAAAGAAGTTCTTGATATCGTTCCAGATATGGTTGGATATGCTAAAAGTTTTGTTGATGATGTTGAATTTTCTTGTGAAGATGCTGCAAGAAGTGATTTAGATTTTCTGTATGAAGTAATCGAATTAGCCATATCTTCAGGTGCTAATACTATAAATATTCCAGATACAGTTGGTTATACAACTCCATCTGAATTTGGAGATTTAATATTAAATATTAATAAAAATGTTCCAAATATCAATGAAGCAGTTCTCTCCGTTCATGGTCACAATGATTTAGGACTTGCTGTCGCAAACTTCCTTGAGGCTGTCAAGAATGGAGCTAGACAACTTGAATGCACTATTAACGGAATAGGAGAGAGAGCAGGTAATGCTGCTTTAGAAGAATTGATTATGGCTCTTCATGTAAGAAGATCATATTTTAATCCGTTTTTCGGCAGGGCTCCTGAATCTCCTACTCCTCTAACAGCAGTTAGAACAGAGGAGATAACCAAGTCCTCTCGTTTGGTTTCCAATTTGACTGGGATGGTTGTACAGCCTAACAAAGCAATTGTTGGAGCAAACGCTTTTGCCCATGAATCTGGAATACATCAAGATGGAGTATTGAAGAATAGGCTTACGTATGAAATTATCGATGCAAAAACAGTTGGGTTGTCAGACAATAAAATTACTTTAGGAAAACTTAGTGGTAGGAGTGCTGTTAGAGCTAGGTTAGAGGACCTAGGATATGATTTGAATAGAGAAGATCTTAATGATGCTTTCGCTAGATTTAAAGACTTAGCCGATAGGAAAAAAGAGATAACAGATCGAGATCTAGAGGCAATTGTTAGTGAGCAAGTCCAACTGCCAGAAGCTTTGTTCCAATTGAAATTGGTACAAGTAAGTTGTGGAACATCTCTGATGCCTACTGCAACAGTAACTGTTGTTGGGGAAGAGGGAGAGGAAAAAACAGCAGTCTCTCTTGGGACCGGTCCTGTTGATGCAGTTGTTCGAGCTTTGGATTCTTTAACTGAAGAACCAAATGAATTGGTTGAATTCTCTGTAAAGTCAGTTACAGAGGGAATAGATGCTTTAGGAGAAGTTACTATTCGAATAAGAAGAGATGGAAACCTTTTCTCTGGTCATTCTGCTGATACCGATGTTGTTGTTGCAGCGGCGCAAGCATATATAAATGCGCTTAATAGATTAGTAGATGCTCAAGGAAGGAAATCGATTCATCCACAACATGATTTGGCTCAGGTAGATAAGAAAGGGGTTTGA
- the crtL gene encoding lycopene beta cyclase, whose amino-acid sequence MKLNNFADVLVMGAGPAALCITAELVEQGLNVQAIASKSPLEPWPNTYGIWASELESLNMDELLKYRWKDTVSFFGDGLSNKGNSCTNHYLDYGLFNSINFQEALLERCNGLAWQVETVKNIDFSERETVVICTSGKKYFARLVIDASGHKTSFVKRPKHDQIAKQAAYGVVGKFSSAPVDKDRFVLMDFRPDHLNANELEEPPSFLYAMDLGDGSYFVEETSLACAPPVSFESLKARLNSRLTNKGIQIEEVMHEEHCLFPMNLPLPYRDQPLLAFGGSASMVHPASGYMVGSLLRRAPSLAKEIAKIMKKDPLMPTSKIARIGWKTLWPTELIQRHRLYQFGLQRLMTFEESLLRSFFDTFFKLPKKDWYGYLTNTLPLPRLFIVMLKLFSIAPLKVRFGMIGFLIKK is encoded by the coding sequence TTGAAATTGAATAACTTTGCTGATGTATTAGTTATGGGAGCAGGACCAGCTGCTCTTTGCATCACTGCTGAGTTGGTTGAACAAGGACTTAATGTTCAGGCAATAGCTTCTAAATCTCCTTTAGAGCCTTGGCCAAACACTTATGGAATCTGGGCATCTGAACTTGAGTCTTTAAATATGGATGAATTATTAAAATATAGATGGAAAGATACTGTTAGTTTCTTTGGAGATGGATTAAGTAATAAGGGTAACAGTTGTACAAATCATTATCTTGATTACGGTCTCTTTAATTCAATTAATTTTCAGGAGGCTCTTCTTGAGAGATGTAATGGACTCGCTTGGCAGGTAGAAACTGTCAAAAATATTGATTTTAGTGAGAGAGAAACGGTTGTTATTTGCACCTCCGGGAAAAAATATTTCGCTAGGCTCGTTATTGATGCAAGCGGTCACAAAACCTCTTTTGTTAAAAGGCCTAAGCATGATCAAATAGCTAAGCAGGCAGCCTATGGGGTGGTTGGGAAATTTAGTTCTGCTCCTGTGGATAAGGATCGCTTCGTTTTAATGGATTTTAGACCAGACCATTTAAATGCCAATGAACTGGAAGAGCCACCTTCTTTTCTTTACGCTATGGACCTGGGAGACGGTAGTTATTTTGTAGAAGAAACATCTTTGGCATGTGCACCGCCAGTTTCATTTGAATCATTAAAAGCAAGATTAAATTCACGACTAACTAACAAAGGTATTCAAATTGAGGAAGTTATGCACGAAGAACATTGCCTTTTCCCAATGAATTTGCCATTGCCTTATAGAGATCAACCTCTTTTGGCCTTTGGAGGGTCTGCAAGCATGGTTCACCCTGCATCTGGATACATGGTTGGCAGCCTTTTAAGGAGAGCCCCCTCATTAGCAAAGGAGATAGCAAAAATAATGAAAAAAGATCCCCTCATGCCTACTTCTAAAATAGCAAGAATAGGATGGAAAACCCTTTGGCCAACTGAATTGATTCAAAGACATCGTCTTTATCAGTTTGGTCTTCAAAGACTAATGACGTTTGAGGAATCCCTGTTAAGATCTTTTTTTGATACTTTTTTTAAATTACCCAAAAAAGATTGGTATGGATATTTAACTAACACTCTTCCTTTGCCGAGGCTTTTTATTGTTATGCTCAAGTTATTTTCTATTGCTCCATTGAAAGTTAGATTCGGAATGATTGGTTTTTTAATAAAAAAGTAA
- a CDS encoding ATP-dependent DNA helicase, which produces MKELKSKEDCVVLTKDQKKSLELFCEWLKAPYSFKPFLVEGFAGSGKTYLSMKLLKKVDELDLSWTVVAPTHKAVGVLRQGLRNESIQPTLYPSTIHRLLRLKLKRKAEVEICEKTDQTESSLENLGLVLIDEVSMIDSKLLEITLECARYNSTRLVFVGDPAQLPPVGESSSSVFLMKRAVKTELREVVRHQGPVLKLATIIRDGQIPCKQPPILPVINSKKGKVGILERTSWLEKAKSALRLSSLDDDHDGARILCYTNRIVDNLVPHARRAIHGEMADQYQVLPGEVLISRKAVMVNASLNEDELGEEPDILISSNREMMVEDVIPNSFELASLGIHQDFENPLPVIETQIAKVRCDKKEFSLRLMPQIGSKSRIDLDLSLNKLSNLARDRGKKNSAKIWKLFFFIRDSFAYLGPASVLTIHRSQGSTFGEVFITSDVFWPKDLEFRRRLVYVAVSRASKGVWIVGDNTSKTNQSLLEKLLID; this is translated from the coding sequence GTGAAAGAACTAAAGTCAAAAGAAGATTGTGTCGTTTTAACTAAGGATCAAAAAAAATCTCTTGAATTATTCTGTGAATGGCTAAAGGCCCCATATTCCTTTAAACCCTTCTTAGTTGAAGGCTTTGCAGGTAGCGGAAAAACATATTTATCGATGAAATTATTAAAAAAGGTCGATGAGTTAGATTTGAGTTGGACCGTAGTTGCTCCAACTCATAAAGCTGTAGGTGTATTAAGGCAGGGATTAAGAAATGAATCTATTCAACCCACACTGTATCCCTCTACAATTCATCGTTTGCTTCGACTGAAATTAAAAAGAAAAGCGGAAGTAGAAATATGCGAAAAAACAGATCAAACCGAAAGCTCTTTGGAGAATTTAGGACTTGTTTTAATTGATGAAGTATCAATGATTGATTCTAAATTATTGGAGATAACTCTTGAATGCGCAAGATACAACTCGACTCGCTTGGTTTTTGTTGGTGATCCTGCGCAACTACCACCAGTGGGAGAAAGCTCTAGCTCAGTTTTTTTAATGAAAAGAGCTGTGAAAACTGAACTTAGGGAAGTTGTTCGTCATCAAGGACCTGTTCTGAAATTGGCAACAATAATTAGAGACGGTCAAATCCCTTGTAAACAGCCTCCAATATTGCCAGTTATAAATTCTAAGAAAGGTAAAGTTGGAATATTAGAAAGAACAAGTTGGCTTGAAAAAGCCAAATCGGCATTGAGGTTATCTTCTTTAGATGATGATCACGATGGAGCAAGAATTTTGTGCTATACGAATCGAATCGTTGATAATTTAGTTCCTCATGCAAGAAGAGCTATACATGGTGAGATGGCAGATCAATACCAGGTTTTACCTGGAGAGGTTTTAATAAGCCGTAAAGCAGTAATGGTCAATGCTTCCTTAAATGAGGATGAGCTTGGAGAAGAACCAGATATTTTGATTAGTTCCAATAGAGAGATGATGGTAGAAGATGTGATTCCAAATAGTTTTGAATTGGCCTCTTTAGGAATCCATCAAGATTTTGAAAATCCTTTACCTGTTATTGAAACTCAGATAGCTAAAGTGAGATGTGATAAAAAAGAATTTTCTTTGAGGTTAATGCCTCAAATAGGGTCTAAATCTCGTATTGATTTAGATCTTTCTTTAAATAAATTAAGCAATTTGGCAAGAGATAGAGGAAAAAAAAATAGTGCTAAGATTTGGAAACTTTTCTTTTTTATCAGAGATTCATTTGCATATTTAGGACCTGCTTCTGTCCTTACAATCCACAGAAGTCAAGGAAGTACTTTTGGAGAAGTGTTCATAACATCTGATGTCTTTTGGCCTAAAGACCTTGAATTTAGAAGACGGCTTGTATACGTTGCTGTAAGCAGAGCGAGCAAAGGAGTATGGATTGTTGGTGATAATACAAGCAAGACGAATCAATCTCTTTTAGAGAAATTATTAATCGACTAA
- a CDS encoding divergent PAP2 family protein, producing MNLNPDFALPFIDFLDNAVLAWGLAACGLAQFSKLLFELIFRQRWRPSVLIETGGMPSSHSALVTGTAAGVGLQLGFNDPLFALASTIAFIVMYDASGIRRSAGLTAAKVNQISKDNSNELSLETTLKESLGHTKAEVLVGSLLGPIVSLPGIFFIGSPLHILQMIGLVSL from the coding sequence ATGAATCTTAATCCAGATTTCGCATTACCATTTATTGATTTTCTTGATAATGCTGTATTGGCCTGGGGGCTAGCAGCATGTGGACTTGCTCAATTTTCTAAATTATTATTTGAATTAATTTTTAGGCAAAGGTGGAGACCGTCAGTACTTATAGAAACAGGAGGTATGCCTTCAAGTCATTCGGCTTTGGTAACAGGAACCGCTGCAGGAGTTGGACTTCAGCTTGGTTTTAATGATCCCTTATTTGCTTTGGCTTCAACAATTGCTTTTATTGTGATGTATGACGCTTCTGGCATAAGAAGATCGGCAGGCTTAACAGCAGCAAAAGTCAATCAAATTTCTAAAGATAATTCCAATGAATTATCTTTAGAAACCACTTTAAAAGAATCTTTGGGTCACACAAAAGCCGAGGTGTTGGTAGGAAGTCTACTTGGCCCAATTGTGTCTTTACCAGGTATTTTCTTTATTGGTTCCCCTTTGCATATTTTGCAAATGATTGGATTAGTTTCTTTGTGA
- the folD gene encoding bifunctional methylenetetrahydrofolate dehydrogenase/methenyltetrahydrofolate cyclohydrolase FolD — MPKILDGKKLALEIELILQQAIESGLEVVKRPPGLAVLRVGNDPASGVYVNYKEKACDRIGVRSFARHLKEDISLKELKEIIKSLNEEENVDGILLQLPLPAHLDEASLLRSIDPDKDADGLHPLNLGRLMKGEKGPRSCTPAGVMSLLERNQIKIEGKRAVVIGRSILVGKPMALMLEAANATVTVAHSRTKDLPSLTKDADLLVVAAGKPYLIGENHVSENCVVIDVGIHRLPPDQENIQELKKTKLCGDVKIFEIEDKVAAYSPVPGGVGPMTVTMLLANTVDRWQKHCGLPLTISHLLP; from the coding sequence ATGCCAAAAATTTTAGATGGGAAAAAACTTGCTCTGGAGATTGAACTCATCCTTCAACAGGCTATCGAATCTGGTTTGGAAGTTGTGAAACGTCCTCCTGGTCTTGCTGTACTTAGGGTTGGTAATGATCCTGCGAGTGGAGTTTATGTCAATTACAAGGAAAAAGCATGCGATCGAATAGGTGTCAGAAGTTTTGCAAGGCATTTAAAAGAAGATATTTCATTGAAGGAACTTAAAGAAATCATTAAAAGTTTGAATGAAGAAGAGAATGTTGATGGAATTTTATTGCAACTTCCATTACCTGCGCACCTTGATGAGGCTTCCTTGCTGAGGAGTATTGATCCTGATAAGGATGCTGATGGTCTACATCCTTTGAACCTTGGAAGATTGATGAAGGGAGAGAAAGGCCCACGATCATGTACTCCTGCTGGTGTTATGTCTCTGCTTGAGCGAAATCAAATCAAAATTGAAGGTAAAAGAGCAGTAGTTATTGGACGTAGCATTCTTGTTGGCAAGCCAATGGCTTTAATGCTTGAAGCTGCAAATGCTACTGTCACGGTTGCTCATTCTAGAACTAAAGATTTACCTTCTTTGACTAAGGATGCTGATTTACTCGTAGTAGCTGCTGGCAAGCCATATTTGATTGGGGAAAATCATGTCAGCGAGAATTGCGTAGTTATTGATGTAGGAATTCACAGACTTCCGCCTGATCAAGAAAATATTCAAGAGCTCAAAAAGACTAAACTTTGTGGAGATGTAAAGATATTTGAAATTGAAGATAAAGTAGCTGCTTATTCTCCTGTACCTGGTGGTGTAGGGCCTATGACAGTAACAATGCTTCTAGCAAATACGGTTGATAGGTGGCAGAAACATTGTGGATTACCTTTAACTATTAGTCATTTACTTCCATGA
- the crtE gene encoding geranylgeranyl diphosphate synthase CrtE, giving the protein MQEAIASFDFAEYLEKARTRVEDALDASLGPEKPEKLRESMRYSLLAGGKRLRPILCLAACELAGGEVEKALPTAVALEMIHTMSLIHDDLPSMDNDDLRRGRPTNHKVYGDAVAILAGDALLTRAFEMVSIRTEGIPSERLLKIVGELSLVAGAPGLVGGQVVDLDCEGKEVDLETLEYIHLHKTGALLKACVTCGALIGGADENLLEALSVYARGIGLAFQIIDDILDVTASSEVLGKTAGKDLIADKTTYPKLLGLDESRRRADLLVAKAKNALDPWPVKSKPLLALADYITSRDR; this is encoded by the coding sequence ATGCAGGAAGCAATCGCTTCTTTTGACTTCGCTGAGTATCTAGAGAAAGCTAGAACTCGCGTTGAAGATGCGCTTGATGCGTCTCTGGGCCCTGAAAAGCCAGAAAAATTAAGAGAATCTATGCGCTATTCCCTTTTGGCTGGAGGGAAGAGATTAAGACCAATACTATGTCTAGCTGCCTGCGAACTTGCAGGAGGCGAAGTTGAAAAAGCATTGCCTACAGCAGTTGCTCTTGAAATGATTCATACAATGTCTCTTATCCATGACGATCTACCTTCAATGGATAATGACGATCTTCGTCGAGGGCGTCCAACCAATCACAAAGTCTACGGAGATGCTGTGGCCATTCTTGCTGGAGACGCTCTTTTGACTCGAGCTTTTGAGATGGTGTCAATTCGAACAGAGGGTATACCGTCAGAGAGACTATTGAAAATAGTTGGTGAGCTTTCTTTAGTTGCAGGAGCTCCTGGACTAGTTGGAGGACAAGTGGTTGATCTCGATTGTGAAGGGAAAGAAGTTGATTTAGAAACCTTGGAGTACATTCACCTCCATAAAACAGGAGCCCTGCTTAAGGCATGTGTGACTTGCGGAGCATTGATTGGAGGAGCTGATGAAAATCTTCTGGAAGCATTAAGTGTTTATGCCAGAGGTATTGGATTGGCATTTCAAATAATTGATGACATTCTTGATGTAACAGCAAGTAGTGAAGTATTGGGCAAAACAGCAGGAAAGGATTTAATTGCTGATAAGACTACTTATCCAAAATTACTTGGTCTTGATGAATCAAGAAGGAGAGCAGATCTTTTAGTCGCTAAAGCAAAAAATGCTCTAGATCCTTGGCCGGTAAAGTCAAAACCTCTTCTTGCCTTGGCTGATTACATTACAAGTAGAGATAGATGA
- a CDS encoding HDIG domain-containing metalloprotein, which translates to MAKLPSPKKIWRIWLGSQSPRRPILRWSTTDKLGLLMVCLLVAIFSSYKLLAVPDLKPGDISQVNVIAPRDAKVIDTKDLKEKKQGLKESFVQVVDKNQSNNLENTVFKKINLLSNLKDNNFEEDLKEINLTNSEKIWLVNISDNEWEEWKEEIKNVSRKMLSQGIINTLALDQLNEASSIQLIDLGEKDSPNRSLGAKILSNSFYQKSNLKVDKFKTNLLLENLINKDSIKTINVKEGSIITKKGEPISSQEFDILEHFNKVSRSPRPLKWLMTFSEAMGSCGLLLMIMRREKPRLKARHGLLSLTLLFVVQLTKDWLGPLASPMQLILPPTLLLSQGIGTTTSLAWMATASLMWPSSINELSEARLIIACVAGSFVAFLGRRMRSRAQVLQIAVFIPFGALLGQWFIFNQLIKEKNIELNNLTFNPNSIFNETLIISAILMVTILIIPILENTFGLLTRARLMELADQERPLLRRLSREAPGTFEHTLTISSLAEEGARVIGADVDLIRTGALYHDIGKLHAPNWFIENQKDGVNPHEEIKNPYKSADILQAHVDEGLKLARRYRLPSPIADFIPEHQGTLKMGYFLHKARESDPSASEKRFRYKGPIPHSKETGILMLADGCEAALRALDASSSDNEACKTVRKIIQSRQIDGQLKESSLTRAEIEIILRAFVSVWRRMRHRRLKYPTYNSR; encoded by the coding sequence TTGGCTAAATTACCCAGTCCAAAAAAAATTTGGAGAATATGGTTAGGGAGTCAATCTCCCAGGCGGCCAATACTCCGCTGGTCAACCACTGACAAATTAGGTCTACTAATGGTATGCCTATTAGTAGCAATATTTTCAAGCTATAAGTTACTTGCTGTTCCCGATCTCAAACCAGGTGATATTTCTCAAGTAAATGTAATAGCACCTAGAGATGCAAAAGTAATAGACACTAAGGATTTAAAAGAAAAGAAACAAGGCTTAAAAGAAAGTTTTGTTCAAGTAGTAGACAAGAATCAATCAAACAATTTAGAAAATACTGTTTTTAAGAAAATAAATCTACTTAGCAACTTAAAGGATAATAATTTTGAGGAGGATTTAAAAGAAATTAATTTAACAAATTCAGAGAAAATTTGGCTAGTTAATATTTCTGATAATGAATGGGAGGAATGGAAAGAAGAGATAAAAAATGTTTCAAGAAAAATGCTTTCTCAAGGAATTATTAATACACTTGCACTTGATCAACTTAATGAAGCTTCTTCAATTCAATTAATAGATCTAGGTGAAAAAGATTCTCCAAATAGATCGTTAGGTGCAAAAATATTATCAAACAGTTTTTATCAAAAAAGTAATTTAAAAGTTGATAAATTCAAAACTAATCTATTACTTGAAAATTTGATTAATAAAGATTCTATAAAGACAATAAATGTTAAAGAAGGCAGTATAATAACAAAAAAAGGAGAGCCAATAAGTTCACAAGAGTTTGATATTCTAGAACATTTTAATAAAGTAAGCCGAAGTCCTAGGCCTTTAAAATGGTTAATGACTTTCTCCGAAGCCATGGGTAGTTGCGGATTACTTCTTATGATTATGAGAAGAGAAAAGCCCAGGCTTAAGGCTAGACATGGATTACTTTCCTTAACTTTATTATTTGTAGTTCAATTGACAAAAGATTGGCTTGGTCCGCTAGCAAGTCCTATGCAATTAATATTACCTCCCACACTACTTCTATCGCAAGGAATAGGTACAACAACATCATTAGCTTGGATGGCCACTGCTAGTCTAATGTGGCCATCATCTATTAATGAATTAAGTGAAGCTAGGCTAATAATTGCTTGTGTCGCTGGATCTTTTGTTGCATTTTTAGGTAGAAGGATGAGAAGCCGTGCACAAGTTCTTCAAATAGCTGTATTTATACCTTTTGGTGCATTATTAGGACAATGGTTTATTTTTAATCAACTAATTAAAGAGAAAAATATAGAATTAAATAATCTAACATTTAATCCTAATTCTATTTTCAATGAGACACTTATAATAAGTGCAATACTAATGGTAACTATATTAATTATTCCAATATTAGAAAATACATTTGGATTACTTACCAGAGCAAGATTAATGGAACTTGCTGATCAAGAACGTCCTTTACTTCGCCGTTTATCTAGAGAAGCACCAGGGACATTTGAGCATACTTTAACAATTTCAAGCCTCGCAGAGGAAGGAGCAAGAGTTATTGGAGCTGATGTTGACCTAATAAGAACCGGAGCTCTCTATCATGATATAGGGAAATTACATGCTCCCAATTGGTTTATTGAAAATCAGAAAGATGGAGTAAACCCACATGAAGAAATAAAAAACCCATATAAAAGTGCCGATATTCTTCAAGCACATGTAGATGAAGGACTGAAGCTTGCGAGGAGATATCGACTTCCATCTCCTATCGCTGATTTCATCCCAGAACATCAAGGAACATTAAAAATGGGATATTTTCTCCATAAAGCTCGAGAAAGTGATCCCTCTGCTTCTGAAAAACGTTTCAGATATAAAGGACCTATACCCCATTCAAAAGAGACTGGGATACTTATGCTTGCAGATGGTTGTGAAGCAGCTTTAAGGGCTCTTGACGCATCTTCCTCAGATAACGAAGCATGCAAAACTGTTAGAAAAATAATTCAATCTCGTCAGATAGACGGTCAATTAAAAGAAAGTAGTTTAACTAGAGCGGAAATAGAAATAATACTTAGGGCTTTTGTTTCTGTATGGAGGAGGATGCGACATAGAAGATTAAAATATCCAACCTATAATTCAAGGTAA